Proteins encoded in a region of the Zunongwangia endophytica genome:
- the ytxJ gene encoding bacillithiol system redox-active protein YtxJ produces the protein MGIFDKVFGGGEKEEKKTSAINWTPLTDVSQLEIAEMESQQQLVAILKHSTRCGISRMVLKQFENSYDIPEDAEVKLYFLDLLNHRDISNKIADRFSVRHESPQLILLKGKEVVHHSSHQDIEVQNIKDFL, from the coding sequence ATGGGAATTTTTGATAAAGTATTTGGAGGAGGAGAGAAGGAAGAAAAAAAGACGTCTGCTATTAATTGGACGCCTTTAACCGATGTTTCGCAATTAGAAATAGCTGAAATGGAATCTCAGCAACAATTAGTAGCGATCTTAAAGCATTCTACACGTTGTGGAATTAGTCGTATGGTGTTAAAACAATTTGAAAATTCTTACGACATTCCTGAGGATGCAGAGGTGAAATTATACTTTTTAGACCTTCTTAATCATAGAGATATTTCAAATAAAATAGCTGACCGTTTTAGTGTAAGACACGAAAGTCCGCAGCTTATCTTGCTTAAGGGAAAAGAGGTGGTTCACCACAGTTCGCATCAGGATATAGAAGTTCAAAATATTAAGGATTTTCTATAA